The DNA segment CACTGAACAACACAccaaattgaaattcaattcaTCCTTTCGCGCTCCTCCTTCTACTGGGCTCACTCAACCCAACGCTCTTGTTGTCCATCTTATAACTTGGGCTTATTACTCACTGAAACAAACTTGGGCCTGTTCAAAGCTCTGTAGCTTTGGTTGTGTTGGGCTTGGACATTAATTACAGAATTTGGCCTTTTCTGCATACTGGTTCCCTATATAAGTTCTGAAGTTGAAAATTGGTCTTAGGCATATGCCAGTTGCTTTCTTTATCTCCATAATTATGTCAAATACCTAATTTAGAATCTAAAATTACATTTTGGATTGGTCTAAGTTAAAAATGTACAGGAAACAACTGCCTACGTGTATTGGTTATTGGTCTCTATGGATAGGAACATCTATCGAGTgagtgtaaaaattattttcagtttgatgttataatgtatttattgtttatagtttttaaaggtcaatattaattattaatttattaattttttttagtcaaaaaaatttcaatccatgacttctcctttttctcattttttttattatcaaactaAATCAATATTATAATTCATATTTCGTAAACTTAATAgacgaaaataaaatattttaaaaaacttaaagtcCTAAAGtgaaactatttaaaaacataagtcattaaaatgaaataatttaaagtGACGTTATTTCAGTTAGCATTATATATCACTATTCTAATCAAATGTTAACAGACACATCATATTTTTTCTGTTAACATATTTAACGTTTcactaaaaaatgattaaaattaaacccttaaaaatataaaaaaaataaaaatgagatttaaaaaaaataatgtagcaAATAAAAATGATCAAAAGCAACATTAGATGACTTCTAATCTACACTTTTGAAAATACAAAGTTgtctgttatatatatatatatatatatatatatatatatatataagcagaCTGACACGCTTGCATGAGTTGCAATTCGAGCTGCTAGAAACCAAAGAGAATCTTTTCGGCTTCACATTATTTAGTTACAATGGATATATTCATTCActgaaatacttaaaaaaaaattctgacaaCTTTGTAGGGCAACTTGAATTGAAGCGGaaagaatcaaatttaaaaaaaagaaaaaagtactaGATGAGCCGTTGCTTAGATTTGGAAGATAAAAGTACTAGatttttgtaacaaaataaatcaaaagtgGTTGTGCTACTAGAGGAACATTAACAATAATCAAGACaatgcaacttttttttaaaagcaaggCAATGCAACCTATCGTGGCAATATCACGAACAATAGGCTATAAATGTTAAATTCACTTAAAAAACGTTTTATTGTTAAGACAAATAACTATATTCATCATGTTTAGATTAGTCAGGCTTTACTTTACTTACCTTtccattaaacttcaaattagTGGATGAACCGgaagttaaaacaaaaaaaaaatattcatcataTTTAGAAATCATGTTGACAATGActtttgagataaaaaatacttttgcaaaaagatcaaaacttttatttttatttttacttttatccgaTCTACATTAGAATGCGTGctccaataattttaattataaaccaAACATGCACATTGTTTGAATATTGATTGAGttaataagataagataatcttcttatttaaattttgtaatttatttatttttagttcgtATTTAAAAtgtcacacacaaacacacgtaaagcattcatttttcaataatccaaaattttatccttttattatatatatatatatatcaatttcttttatattaattagtcATCATCTATTCATCTTCATGAATGGCTTAAGGATGATACCGCAGCATAGCCTCTACTGCAATTGAGTTCCAATGGCCTCGTAAGCTTCTTCAAGAACCCGGCATTCTTTCCACAAGTCACTCTCACCCACCATCTACTGTGATAGTATTGGTGGTGCTACTTAACTTAATTATGAGACGATCCTGTGTTTCACTCCCTCATAAAGCACCCTTTTATTAGTAGCTTCCCATGCTCTCCACGTCTCTCACATGCAATTCCTTCTAGTCACCGACTTGTCTACTAAGCCATTATCGGGGCTTAGAAAATCATTTGTTCAAGGTTGGTGTCGTCTTCCTCACTGTCatcttattatttgaatattgtaATTGTATTAATATAGATGTTAACCTTCTATATATAATTGTGCATgtgtatatgaaaataaaactgaCACTCATTTGAGACATATACACCCCCCACTGAATGAGAGAGAAATAACACTGATAGAtataatagaaaagaaaagaagaaatcaaaataacaaTGAAAAAGAATATACAAGAGAGaatagttaaattttattaatcccACTATTGTGATAAAAATTCTTATGAAATATATTAAGTATTAGAAGTAATTTTTTCATCACTTAACTTTGTTTTAACATatactaaatataaatattttttttactatagatcacaaatatttcaaattaccTACAATTTGGCATACATAATTGTCAAGACAatataacatgatttttaaCAATTAGAATgacaacatttattttttgttaaatgtgttattttactaaatttaacatctcatcatttaatttcatacttttatatatataacaaaatacatatatattaggaataattcttatttttaaaatgtgagaACTATAAATTTGCGTCATAgaattatatatgattaataaaaatttaaaaattaattagtgaatacatactaattaaaaaaaagtcatatatttatctatatatCATTCAAATAAGATATACTAGTAGTAGTTTAAATTTAGTGTTCTAACAAGCAAGTGTAGTCACTAGAATAactctttatattataaaacgTTCTTTTTTCAATAATAGAAAATCACAGTATCACCCCTTCAACCAACTCTTTTATGCAGCATTCTCAAATTTGAACTTTGAACCACTACTCAGTGCCAGTGGCCACCAAATATCCTAATATGGTTTGCCATCTTTAGTTCTTAATTTGTCTGAGGATAggacaataacaataaaatcgCTGCTTCCCACAGATTTATGATCTGTCTGTATTTCAAGGTTCTTTTATTGTCCTTCTCTGTTCATCACATCAAATTTCGTGTTCTCTTCTGATACCTTGGAAAAATTCTAGCATGCAGTTGGAGTAACAATTTCCTTACTCCACAAATATCTTAACCATTGATTTCTCTTCactcttttttcatttctttaaccAATGGATGTGATATGCTTCTAAAGGCTTCACGGGTACACAATAATTCTTCCTTAACTTTGGAAGCTATATAGCTGGCACTTTCTCTGATGACCACAAGGGCCCAACATTTCAACACAAACACAAAGcccttttttaattaaacattttctGTACTACCATGTCTTGGGCTTTTTCATTCAGTTTTTAGTTTTTCGTTTTAAAATTGAAGTGCCCTTTAACTGACATACTCACTTCATgtggtaatttatttaaaatttaaaaatacacttAGTGCCTCGCTGCTATCTCTGTAATAAGCGTTCTCACTTAAGGCTCAAGTGACACATGATAAAGTTCTTATCTTAATGTCTTactaaaagaagtaaaaattaaaatctgtgTGTGACTGGCTACCATCAGCTTTCAGAGCAAAGAGATTTTCACTTACCTAGCGTAAGTGTAAATCACAACCTTAGCGAACAATAATTACTAGTAGTACTTTATTATACACTACAAAACCTTTACCATTTGATAGCCAAATTTTCACAGAAACTTTTTACACAGCAACGGCTATGTTTTGTGTCAATGCTTTTTGcaatacaaattatacaatgCATAATGTTTATACAGATCCTAATCCCAGTTGGAATGGTACTACTACACAAATTAGCGGTTAAAAcaactttttcaaaaaatttagggGAAATTActgatttttatgttaattaaagtAACTGGCTTTATTCCATAGCATATGGGCTCGCATGATTTTGAGGCAGAAAAGGAATCAAATAAGCAGCTTTTCCCTATAAGAGGCACCATTATGGGGTAATTAGTGGAATGCCTTGCAAATGGTGCAATGCGTTTAGCCCGAAAAAGTCCACCTTCATGGGCTTAGAATAACGACAAAGCCTAATTAATTATCAACTCTCTCTCCCCATAAACTTGTGTTGGGTTGGGGTACGGAAGGAACCAGATATTACTCTTGAATGCATTTTCTAGCTGTGATACGTAGTAAATGTTTTTTGTCCTATTCACTAGTATTAATCAGTTAGAGTATCTAGATCTGTTAAGATATGGTCTGTGTCAGCGATTATGTGAGATTGATTTAGCCAAGGTTTGTTGTAGGAGtatcttaaactaacaattTCCAAGGTAGTAGTAGTactgaaaattttcatttaatttatcttCCAATAATGTTGAGAAATTAACTGTTTCAGAAAGCTCATTGGTACTGATGTATTCAAGAATTGTGTATAGGTTATAAAATTGGAAGAAATGTCTAGGTTATAAAATTGGCAAGAGACAGATCTCAATGGAGGGGCAAAGACAACCTAGCTTATACACCAACTTCAATGATGTATTGCattaatatctttttcttttttgctaatATCTTAAATTTTAGCACCAACATGATCTACTTTTTTGTATTGAAACGTGATTTTCTGCTGGATAAAATAATGGAAtggaatacttttttttattagccaaggaaaataaatatattgctAAGAGTACCAGGGGTACTCAACCAAACAACAGAAGAAAGGAAGTGAAAAATGTACTTCTGCCAATATGTCATTGAAGTTActcttcttttttgtggtcaGTTTTCATTGTTACGCCACCCCCTTTTCCtcccaaaagaaagaaaaaggaaccgCGGAGGACCATTATATCAGCAAATAATACTAAACTCAAATGTAAATTTCCTGGAATTTTCATCTGATACATGGTTTGTGTTTCATATCTTTGCACTCATGACTCAAGCAAAATCATAACTACAAAGAAGAGACATttgtaagaaacaaaagaaggaaaacttaACAAGTTAGCAATTAAAAGAGATATCTGTGTTACATGGAGTACTTACATTTGCTTCAAAAGTATAGATAGGTTAATTAAACTCCATTTTTGGCTGCAGCAATTTAAAATGTTGATTGAAGATTAAACTGTCATTAAACATGAAATTCAAGTACTTTAGTGGCCGTGGGAATTAGGCAAATAAAAGATGGTCAGTTATGATATTTTCGAAATGTTTTATCCAAAGACAGAAACACACACAGCAGCATAAAAAGGCGGGGGGGACCCGTAGGCCAATACTACCTCTTTACTTTTCCCAcaacttagaaaataaaaaggactcttcaatatagaaaaaaaatcaacggTGAGAAATACTCATCATAAAGTCATATATCTAATATCTTCCCCACAGGAAGAACCATAGTCCATAGGTTCCTCAAAGCTTCAATCTTAagagcccccccccccccccccccccccccccattcacATGTTACATATACACCTTGTTCTAAAAGCCATCATTTGCTAGCCTGAAGAAACTTCCATTCTTTCCACAATGAGCAAACCCAAAACTCAAAGAAAACCAACCATGACCAAAAAGGTCAGCCAAAACCAAGAGCAACAGAAAACTGAGAAACAACCTTCATGGGTGGTGAGAGGCCTATTGGCTTGTAGGAATGTGCAAATCCAACAAAATCAGCAACAGCAGAAGGAAGCAAAACCACCCTCAGAAGCAAAAGAAAACAGGAAAAAACAGGAACAGAGAAAGCTGCAAGAGGAACGAGTCCCAGAAGAAAACAGCAAGAAGTGCAAGAAGATGAAATGCTCAGGCTCTCTTTGTAACAACACCAAGATCACTGCAAAGCCCGACACAGCAACCCCAGATGTTCACAACAAAAGGTTGTTATTAAGTGGATGCAACAACAACGATGCTTCCAGCAGATCCATGAAAGCACCTCTTAATGAGCTCAATGGAACCGTGTCCGCTACTTCTTCTTTGTCAGCATCTTCAACTTCTTCTGGCGGTGGCTCTTTGAGGGGAATGCCGTTTAGAAGACTCTCTGGTTGTTATGAGTGTAGAATGGTGGTAGACCCAGTTCTCGGTTTCACTAGAGACCCTTCTCTCAGGAGTAGCATTTGTTCTTGCCCTGACTGTGGTGAGATCATGAAAGCTGAAAGCTTGGAACATCACCAGGCTGTCAAACATGCAGGTATCATATGATACTAAGCACTTTTAACCGaagaaaataagtttttctcTTCGATTTTAAAGAAGTTTTTAGCTTTTGTTTTTCTGGTTTCACGTTTTTGAATATGATCTTAAGAAGTTAACGGTTATGGCTTTCATTATTTCTTAGTGAGCTTTcaaacatgttatttttttccatCTAACTTCTTCAAAATTAATCTCCATGAGTTGATCTTAATTCGCTTAACTCTTATTTTTTGCTAAAAATATTCGAAGTTTATCCAAAACATATCTGGTATGATGtgatatatgttatttttttcgtCTAACTTATTCAAAGTTAACATCCatgagttgattttaattcgcttaactcttttttttttggctaaaaATGTTCATGGTAAAGTTTATCCAACATATCTGGTAGAATATGATATATGATGTGATGTGATGTGATATGTAAGTGTTCACTTACAAAACACCATAATTGGCATTTTGATATGTGTGCCACTTTGCAATCCAAGATTATAATCATGACACCAAAGTACCATGATTTACAATACGTttcactttaatatttttttaccaatttcAGTTTCAGAACTGGGTCCAGAAGACACCAGCAAGAACATAGTAGAGATAATATTCCACTCCAGCTGGCTGAAGAAGCAATCACCAGTGTGCAAAATAGACCGCATCCTCAAGGTCCACAACACACAGAAAACCATAACCAAATTCGAAGAGTACAGAGACTCCATAAAAGCCAAGGCCACGAAGCTCTCAAAGAAGCACCCTCGTTGCATAGCAGACGGCAACGAGCTTCTCAGGTTCCACTGCACCTCCTTCAATTGCTCCCTGGGTCTAAACGGCTCCTCCAACTTGTGCAACTCGATACCACAGTGCAACGTGTGCAGCATAATCAAGCACGGGTTCAAGGTCACCGGAGGAGGAGCCGGCATCTTGACGACGGCGACGAGTGGGAAGGCGCACGACAAGGCGGCGTGTGTGGACGAGAGTGAGGAGAAGAGGGCAATGCTGGTGTGTAGAGTGATAGCAGGCAGGGTGAAGAAGAATATTGCAGAAGGTGGTGGCATGGAAGAGTATGATTctgttgctgctgctgttggGGCTTATTCTAATTTGGATGAGTTGGTTGTGTCCAACCCGAGAGCTATTTTGCCTTGCTTTGTTGTAATCTATAGAGGCTTTTGATATCAATCACTTTTACTTTGCTTTGTTAATTAGCTCTTTTAATTAAGTTCTAGCATCATCTAGTTAGTTATGGGGGAAGTATTTGATCATTTTTGTATGTGTTGGTGGCTATCACTAACTCTCCAATCTATGGCAGACTTAATCAACGACTGTATATTACTACTACAACAATTATTAACCACATAATATAATCCTATTTATGTGTCTGTAGATTTAGCTGTTACAAGAAGTGGCTTTACTTTATCCACTCAATGTGTGTACGGACAGAACATATAATTGCTTTGCTTTATTTATCAGGTTAGTAATTTGACTCCATCAAACTactattttcctttcttttttttacagcaAATTACTATTTTTCTGAAACTGTCAAATGGGAAATTTAAGTAGAAATATATTCTATTGAGAAAATTACCACTTGTATGTTTACTGTTTtcaaaaacagtttttttttatttaaaaaaaattgtttgtttctTCGAGACCTTTGAAAGTATTTTTATCTATCCCATGggctaaattttgttttataaaatttgtttccTAAGCATAATAATAGAACACTTGAAGAAACATCTCTTAGTTATTTCtgctttttttagtttttaatttagatGAGAAATTGATTGTTGGgtagtgtaaaattattttagaaaatagtttttaaaacaaaattcagaAGTGAttcaaacaaatccaaaattaCTATACCAAAAAAGTATACTGTGCAAAAAAAAGTCCaaaaatttccattttttaataATCTCATTACAGTAGAAAGGGATTTGTGTAGGGGAGGACAGCAATTTTTTACAACCTGAACGCTCAATTTCTCaaacgacaaaaaaaaaaaaaaacggtttgaaaattgaaaggaaaaagaCCTGAGACACTATCCTTGAAAGTCCCGAATTATTCTTatctttctatatttttgtgAACTTTACATAAAGGTAAGCAAGTAGAAAGCATTTTACTATAATTTAAGCCATGACTGAAAAAGGTTAGTTACATCTATGATCTAC comes from the Glycine soja cultivar W05 chromosome 6, ASM419377v2, whole genome shotgun sequence genome and includes:
- the LOC114415381 gene encoding uncharacterized protein LOC114415381 → MSKPKTQRKPTMTKKVSQNQEQQKTEKQPSWVVRGLLACRNVQIQQNQQQQKEAKPPSEAKENRKKQEQRKLQEERVPEENSKKCKKMKCSGSLCNNTKITAKPDTATPDVHNKRLLLSGCNNNDASSRSMKAPLNELNGTVSATSSLSASSTSSGGGSLRGMPFRRLSGCYECRMVVDPVLGFTRDPSLRSSICSCPDCGEIMKAESLEHHQAVKHAVSELGPEDTSKNIVEIIFHSSWLKKQSPVCKIDRILKVHNTQKTITKFEEYRDSIKAKATKLSKKHPRCIADGNELLRFHCTSFNCSLGLNGSSNLCNSIPQCNVCSIIKHGFKVTGGGAGILTTATSGKAHDKAACVDESEEKRAMLVCRVIAGRVKKNIAEGGGMEEYDSVAAAVGAYSNLDELVVSNPRAILPCFVVIYRGF